The following proteins come from a genomic window of Planctomycetota bacterium:
- a CDS encoding aspartate-semialdehyde dehydrogenase has translation MRNPPHLAIAGVTGAVGQEFLTILEQRQFPFASIKMLASARSAGKTLTFKGKTYTIEELTESSFDGVDMALFSAGGSISKKFAPIAAAKGCVVVDNSSAFRMDPNVPLVVPEVNPDAIDRHKGIIANPNCSTIIMNVPVWPLHQAAGVKRIVISTYQAASGAGAAAMAELENQAHQWSRGESITSDIFKRQYIWNLFSHNSKIDPATGYNEEETKMLKETHKIFGETSIGITATCVRVPVLRAHCESINLQFESPLTEQQAREILAAAPGVTVIDDREANKHPEPLTASHQDDVFVGRIRRDWSQPEGYGLDLFVSGDQIRKGAALNAVQIAELLLEKVAV, from the coding sequence ATGCGCAATCCCCCCCATCTCGCCATCGCCGGCGTCACCGGCGCGGTCGGCCAGGAATTCCTGACCATCCTCGAACAGCGCCAGTTCCCCTTCGCGTCCATCAAGATGCTCGCCAGCGCCCGCTCCGCCGGCAAAACGCTCACCTTCAAGGGCAAGACCTACACCATCGAGGAGCTGACCGAAAGCTCGTTCGACGGCGTCGACATGGCGCTCTTCTCGGCGGGCGGGTCCATCAGCAAGAAGTTCGCCCCGATCGCCGCCGCCAAGGGCTGCGTCGTCGTCGATAATTCCTCCGCGTTCCGCATGGACCCCAATGTCCCGCTCGTCGTGCCGGAGGTGAACCCCGACGCGATCGACAGGCACAAGGGCATCATCGCGAACCCGAATTGCTCGACGATCATCATGAACGTCCCCGTCTGGCCGCTGCATCAGGCGGCGGGCGTCAAGCGCATCGTCATCTCGACGTATCAGGCGGCTTCGGGCGCCGGAGCGGCGGCGATGGCGGAACTGGAGAATCAGGCGCATCAGTGGTCGCGCGGCGAGTCGATCACCAGCGACATCTTCAAGCGACAGTACATCTGGAACCTCTTCTCGCACAACTCGAAGATCGACCCGGCCACCGGGTACAACGAAGAAGAGACCAAGATGCTCAAGGAGACGCACAAGATCTTCGGCGAAACGTCGATCGGCATCACCGCCACCTGCGTCCGCGTCCCGGTGCTCCGGGCGCACTGCGAATCAATCAACCTTCAGTTTGAAAGCCCGCTCACCGAACAGCAGGCCCGCGAGATTCTCGCCGCCGCGCCGGGCGTGACGGTCATCGACGATCGCGAGGCCAACAAGCACCCCGAGCCGCTCACGGCCTCGCATCAGGACGATGTGTTCGTGGGCCGCATCCGACGCGACTGGTCCCAGCCCGAGGGCTACGGGCTCGACCTGTTCGTCTCCGGCGACCAGATCCGCAAAGGTGCCGCCCTCAACGCAGTGCAGATCGCGGAGCTGCTCCTGGAAAAAGTCGCGGTCTGA
- a CDS encoding NADH-quinone oxidoreductase subunit A, translated as MTLPLTLATGLEQYAPIGILLLIAIAFALVNLIGSTILGPSRTGPVKESVYETGMNPIGTARKRFNIRFYILAMTFLVFDVEIVFLYPWAQVFANLDMHTFLAPQFLFRMLFFIATSIVAFLYAWRKGVFAFD; from the coding sequence ATGACGCTTCCTCTGACGCTTGCGACCGGCCTTGAGCAGTACGCCCCGATTGGGATTCTGCTGTTGATCGCCATTGCGTTCGCGTTGGTGAACCTGATCGGGTCGACGATTTTAGGTCCCTCGCGGACCGGGCCGGTCAAGGAGTCGGTGTACGAGACGGGCATGAACCCGATCGGCACCGCCCGCAAGCGCTTCAACATCCGTTTCTACATTCTGGCGATGACGTTCCTGGTGTTCGACGTGGAAATCGTGTTCCTGTATCCGTGGGCTCAGGTGTTCGCGAACCTGGATATGCACACGTTCCTCGCCCCGCAGTTCCTGTTCCGCATGCTGTTCTTCATCGCCACGAGCATCGTCGCATTTCTGTACGCATGGCGCAAGGGCGTCTTCGCGTTCGATTGA
- a CDS encoding tyrosine--tRNA ligase: MNLDAQMALLKRGADRIYSEPELRNKLACGRRLRIKLGMDPTAPDIHLGHTVVLRKMRQFQDLGHIAVLLIGDYTARIGDPTGRDTTRPVLDESAIAANARTYLAQAGKILDTDPEKLRVVHNSEWLAQLSFADVLRLTGYVTVQQMLHRENFKLRMAKEAEIMLSEFMYPLMQAYDSVVLEADVELGGTDQTFNNLMGRELMAKHGMDKQVVLTLPILVGLDGHEKMSKSKGNYVAVNDDPDNMYGKIMSIPDALMRNYFELLTALPVDEIAQVLETHPRDAKDKLARLIVGQFHDVDAADRAAAEFKRRFAENQLPTDMETHKVPAGDQALAALMVQVGFASSNSDARRLIQGGAVSFAGQKIADPKAHVTVPTQTVVLQVGKRRVCQVMGS, from the coding sequence ATGAACCTCGATGCGCAGATGGCGCTGCTCAAGCGTGGGGCGGACCGGATTTATTCGGAGCCGGAATTGCGCAACAAACTTGCGTGCGGGCGGCGGCTGCGGATCAAGCTGGGCATGGACCCGACGGCCCCGGACATTCATCTGGGACACACGGTCGTCCTGCGAAAAATGCGGCAGTTTCAGGACCTGGGCCACATCGCCGTCCTGCTCATCGGCGACTACACCGCCCGCATCGGCGACCCGACCGGGCGCGACACGACCCGACCCGTCCTCGACGAAAGCGCCATCGCCGCCAACGCACGGACCTATCTCGCGCAGGCCGGGAAGATTCTCGACACCGACCCCGAGAAGCTGCGCGTCGTTCACAACAGCGAATGGCTGGCCCAACTGAGTTTCGCGGATGTGCTGCGGTTGACCGGCTACGTCACCGTGCAGCAGATGCTTCATCGCGAAAACTTCAAGCTGCGCATGGCCAAGGAAGCGGAGATCATGCTCAGTGAGTTCATGTACCCGCTCATGCAGGCGTACGACTCGGTCGTGCTCGAAGCGGACGTCGAACTGGGCGGGACGGATCAGACGTTCAACAATCTGATGGGCCGGGAGCTGATGGCCAAGCACGGCATGGACAAACAGGTCGTGCTGACTTTGCCCATCCTTGTCGGCCTCGACGGTCACGAGAAGATGTCCAAGTCCAAGGGCAATTACGTTGCCGTCAACGATGACCCGGACAACATGTACGGCAAGATCATGAGCATCCCCGATGCGCTCATGCGCAATTATTTCGAGCTGCTGACCGCGCTGCCGGTCGACGAGATCGCGCAGGTGCTGGAGACGCATCCGCGCGATGCGAAAGACAAGCTGGCGCGGCTCATCGTCGGGCAGTTTCATGATGTTGATGCGGCTGACCGCGCCGCGGCGGAGTTCAAGCGGCGGTTCGCCGAGAACCAGTTGCCCACGGACATGGAGACACACAAAGTCCCGGCGGGCGATCAGGCGCTGGCGGCGCTGATGGTGCAGGTCGGTTTCGCGTCGAGCAACTCGGATGCCCGACGACTGATTCAAGGCGGGGCTGTCTCATTCGCCGGCCAAAAAATCGCCGACCCCAAGGCGCACGTCACCGTGCCGACGCAAACCGTCGTGCTGCAAGTGGGCAAGCGGCGGGTGTGTCAGGTGATGGGTTCTTAA
- a CDS encoding CpaF family protein, with translation MGRNDIFEATVQHYLAPIRDYLEDVGVAEVMINRSDEIYIERDGKLVLTGAKFADEEAYEAAVNNILQFTGRSYNDEASLIDARLPDGSRVHVAKQPCSRFGMAMTIRKFSKSMLDMDWLVEIGSLTEQAKQYLKLVVRAEANVLVAGGTSSGKTSLLNAMSSFIPEGQRIVVIEDSAELQLQQPHVISMETKPADRYGRGHVGIRELFRSSLRLRPDRIIIGEVRGGEALDMIQAMTSGHGGSMGTLHANNPYDALNRLETMALMSKVELPLHALRSQVASAIDVVVQQTRHVGGRRMLTQISEIDTISSKGEYQLRDLFKLERVEDPKAGRELQLRWTGTRSYLAGHLRPAEEDLMTDLTRPIFE, from the coding sequence ATGGGTCGAAACGACATCTTCGAAGCCACCGTGCAGCACTACCTGGCGCCGATCCGCGACTATCTTGAGGATGTGGGCGTGGCGGAAGTGATGATCAATCGCTCGGATGAAATCTACATCGAGCGGGACGGGAAGCTGGTGCTGACGGGGGCGAAGTTCGCGGATGAGGAAGCGTACGAGGCGGCGGTCAACAACATCCTTCAGTTCACCGGGCGAAGCTACAACGATGAAGCGTCGCTGATCGATGCGCGGTTGCCGGACGGGTCGCGCGTGCACGTGGCCAAGCAGCCCTGCTCGCGCTTCGGCATGGCGATGACCATCCGCAAATTCTCCAAGTCGATGCTCGACATGGACTGGCTCGTGGAGATCGGCTCGCTCACGGAGCAGGCCAAGCAGTACCTGAAGCTGGTCGTGCGGGCGGAGGCGAACGTGCTGGTGGCGGGCGGGACCAGCTCGGGCAAGACGAGTCTGCTCAATGCCATGAGCAGCTTCATCCCCGAGGGCCAGCGGATCGTGGTCATCGAGGACTCGGCTGAGCTTCAGCTTCAGCAGCCGCACGTCATCAGCATGGAGACCAAGCCGGCGGATCGATACGGACGGGGCCATGTGGGCATCCGCGAATTGTTCCGTTCGAGTCTGCGACTCCGCCCCGACCGGATCATCATCGGCGAAGTCCGCGGGGGCGAGGCCCTGGACATGATCCAGGCCATGACCTCCGGCCACGGCGGGTCGATGGGCACCCTGCACGCCAACAACCCCTACGACGCGCTTAACCGACTGGAAACAATGGCACTTATGAGCAAAGTGGAGCTGCCGTTGCATGCTTTGCGTTCGCAGGTGGCCTCGGCGATTGACGTGGTGGTGCAACAAACGCGACACGTGGGCGGTAGGCGTATGTTGACGCAGATCAGCGAGATTGACACGATCAGCAGCAAAGGGGAATACCAGTTGCGCGATCTTTTCAAGCTCGAACGCGTCGAAGACCCAAAGGCGGGTCGCGAACTGCAATTGCGGTGGACCGGCACGCGTTCCTATTTGGCCGGGCATCTGAGGCCGGCCGAAGAAGATTTAATGACGGACCTGACTCGGCCGATATTTGAATAG
- a CDS encoding prepilin peptidase, which translates to MGELVAMGLLCAVVLPAAVIDIRTQLTPNYLTLPAILAGLIWATVFGAIQGGGPGALTGLGASLAGLGAGLIPFALIYACGGMGGGDVKLMAAVGAITASWQVIVSTTFYAFLFGALMAIFVMIRRGLIKRTLSRIFGAALMTAAKVKPQLPDDSPRIPFAVAIALGSILAASEILLNVHTPWRGL; encoded by the coding sequence ATGGGTGAACTGGTCGCGATGGGGCTCTTGTGCGCAGTGGTCCTGCCCGCAGCGGTCATCGACATTCGCACACAACTGACCCCCAACTACCTCACTCTGCCGGCGATCCTGGCGGGGCTGATCTGGGCCACCGTCTTTGGCGCGATCCAAGGCGGTGGCCCCGGTGCTTTAACCGGCTTGGGCGCGTCCCTGGCCGGTCTGGGCGCCGGGCTGATCCCTTTCGCCCTGATCTACGCCTGCGGGGGCATGGGCGGCGGGGATGTGAAACTGATGGCCGCGGTCGGCGCGATCACCGCCAGTTGGCAGGTCATCGTCTCGACCACGTTCTACGCCTTCCTCTTCGGCGCGCTCATGGCGATCTTCGTCATGATCCGCCGGGGACTCATCAAGCGCACGCTGAGCCGAATCTTCGGAGCCGCCCTGATGACCGCCGCCAAGGTCAAACCGCAACTGCCCGATGACAGCCCGCGGATTCCCTTCGCCGTGGCGATCGCGCTGGGGTCGATACTGGCGGCCTCGGAGATTCTGCTCAACGTGCATACGCCTTGGCGCGGGCTCTGA
- a CDS encoding protein kinase, which yields MNPETINAMTPALQVGDKLVHFQVQEQLASGGMGIVWRGYDPLLNRHVAIKQIASADMIDEIYRQRFRTESELHKRVSTAHKNLVDIIDCVDDPRGLFIVMEFVEGMSLERGLSHVNGPLEVLSALKVVRDVAQGLAAIHEAGIVHRDLKPGNVLLPMGDGPAKVCDFGLATLLAEQDTMTMGTAQYMAPELFGDETVDGRADIYALGMMAYEMLAGRPAFDQAFKAIKRDQRNQAMRWMKWHTNPRVTAPPLHSLNPRVPEILSDLVARMMAKDPGQRIASAPQLLEAIGRHFTKSAAVAQAQRGPAGAAAVMPPGQAAATATPTAPLPKKSKLPLILDIIIGVQLAGFGGYLFYVNHKKTQQVDKQLAAANGQFDDARKLFDQARNSTDPPEDRASVYAQAQNAFTTLAQEWGDSPKLGLGSMAYALLCSARSDMFEADRQMVDGNFAAAADVYAKIRKSLAKADALNLPPNATTLIGELDDTKREVASRADFVDHANEIATAIKGGDFDKARRMYRDVRDVVRRVDQVLRANEKAKLQELGDTIAGQEQQAEIDAVDQRAASLQGEGKLAEAAEELRKAQEYYGHQQKFADRLSVLTRDMSFNKALSDAQAAEARGDTAAAVTAYVAANDIKPTDTLSTKISTLRSAIALADGQKLQADGNIAAAVTKYNEALGFDASNARAKELLAQIGMANDKSSAVKAGDTAARAGDYEQAINQYKRALDLAPDPDTQGKLNAAIVRLHVKKAQAAFSALDLDAANSELAAATKLAPDDAEAGGLLKKIDDLQKLQSLIAEGDALRANSQYTPAKNKFEAAIKHAKAVGLNPKPAEERKFNTEFDHLVAQAKAAMDVSQWGLARGLLKTAQKMRDTEQIQKMLVEVNDHEPEK from the coding sequence ATGAATCCTGAAACGATCAACGCGATGACGCCGGCCCTGCAAGTGGGCGACAAGCTGGTTCACTTCCAGGTGCAGGAGCAGCTCGCCAGCGGCGGGATGGGCATTGTCTGGCGCGGGTACGACCCGCTGCTCAACCGGCATGTGGCCATCAAGCAGATCGCCTCGGCGGACATGATCGATGAGATCTACCGTCAGCGTTTCCGCACGGAATCGGAACTGCACAAGCGCGTTTCGACGGCTCACAAGAACCTCGTGGACATCATCGACTGCGTGGACGATCCGCGCGGGCTTTTCATCGTGATGGAGTTCGTCGAGGGGATGAGTCTGGAGCGGGGGCTTTCGCATGTGAACGGCCCGCTGGAGGTGCTCAGTGCGCTGAAGGTGGTGCGGGATGTGGCGCAGGGGTTGGCGGCGATTCACGAAGCGGGGATCGTGCACCGGGATCTGAAGCCGGGCAATGTGCTGTTGCCGATGGGCGACGGGCCGGCGAAGGTGTGCGACTTCGGGCTGGCGACGCTGCTGGCGGAGCAGGACACGATGACGATGGGGACGGCCCAGTACATGGCGCCGGAACTGTTCGGGGACGAGACGGTGGACGGGCGAGCGGATATTTATGCGCTGGGGATGATGGCATACGAGATGCTGGCGGGTCGGCCGGCGTTCGATCAGGCGTTCAAGGCGATCAAGCGCGATCAGCGCAATCAGGCGATGCGTTGGATGAAGTGGCACACGAATCCGCGCGTGACCGCCCCGCCGCTGCATTCGCTCAATCCGAGGGTGCCGGAGATTTTGTCGGACCTGGTGGCGCGCATGATGGCCAAGGATCCGGGACAGCGGATCGCCTCGGCGCCGCAGTTACTTGAGGCGATCGGGCGTCATTTCACCAAGAGCGCGGCGGTGGCGCAGGCACAGCGCGGCCCGGCGGGTGCGGCTGCGGTCATGCCCCCCGGTCAGGCCGCGGCCACGGCGACGCCCACCGCGCCGCTACCCAAAAAGAGCAAGCTCCCGCTCATCCTCGACATCATCATCGGCGTGCAGCTCGCGGGCTTCGGCGGATACCTGTTCTACGTGAATCACAAAAAGACGCAGCAGGTCGACAAGCAGCTTGCCGCCGCCAACGGGCAGTTCGACGATGCGCGCAAGCTCTTCGATCAGGCCCGCAACTCGACCGATCCGCCCGAGGATCGCGCGTCCGTGTACGCACAGGCACAAAACGCCTTCACGACCCTCGCGCAGGAATGGGGCGACAGCCCGAAGCTGGGGCTCGGATCGATGGCCTACGCCCTGCTCTGCTCGGCCCGCAGCGATATGTTCGAGGCGGATCGGCAGATGGTCGATGGCAACTTCGCGGCGGCGGCGGACGTGTACGCGAAGATTCGCAAGTCATTGGCGAAGGCGGACGCGTTGAATCTGCCGCCCAATGCCACGACACTCATCGGCGAACTGGACGACACCAAGCGCGAAGTCGCCAGCCGGGCCGACTTCGTCGATCACGCCAACGAAATCGCCACGGCGATCAAGGGCGGCGACTTCGACAAGGCGCGGCGGATGTACCGGGATGTGCGCGACGTCGTGCGGCGGGTCGATCAGGTGCTCCGCGCCAATGAGAAAGCCAAGCTTCAGGAACTGGGCGACACGATCGCCGGTCAGGAACAGCAGGCGGAGATCGACGCCGTCGATCAGCGGGCCGCGTCGCTTCAGGGCGAGGGCAAACTCGCCGAGGCGGCGGAGGAGCTTCGCAAGGCGCAGGAGTATTACGGTCATCAGCAGAAGTTCGCGGATCGGCTCTCGGTGCTGACGCGGGACATGAGTTTCAACAAGGCCCTGAGCGATGCGCAGGCGGCGGAGGCGCGCGGCGATACGGCGGCGGCGGTGACGGCGTACGTGGCGGCCAACGACATCAAGCCGACCGATACGCTTTCGACGAAGATCAGCACGCTGCGCAGCGCCATCGCGCTGGCGGACGGTCAGAAGCTTCAGGCGGACGGAAACATCGCCGCGGCGGTGACCAAGTACAACGAAGCGCTGGGCTTTGATGCGAGCAACGCGCGGGCGAAGGAACTGCTCGCGCAGATCGGCATGGCCAACGACAAGAGCTCGGCGGTGAAAGCCGGGGACACCGCGGCCCGGGCGGGCGATTACGAGCAGGCGATCAACCAGTACAAGCGGGCGCTGGACCTGGCGCCGGACCCGGACACGCAGGGCAAGCTCAACGCCGCGATCGTCCGCCTGCACGTCAAGAAAGCGCAGGCGGCGTTCAGCGCGCTGGACCTGGATGCGGCGAATTCGGAACTGGCGGCGGCGACGAAACTCGCGCCCGATGACGCCGAGGCGGGGGGCCTGCTCAAGAAGATCGACGATCTTCAGAAGCTCCAGTCGCTCATCGCCGAGGGCGATGCGCTCCGCGCCAACAGCCAGTACACCCCGGCCAAGAACAAGTTCGAAGCCGCCATCAAGCACGCCAAGGCCGTCGGACTCAACCCCAAGCCGGCCGAGGAGCGCAAGTTCAACACCGAGTTCGACCATCTGGTCGCACAGGCGAAGGCGGCGATGGATGTGAGCCAGTGGGGTCTGGCGCGCGGGCTGTTGAAGACGGCCCAGAAGATGCGCGACACCGAGCAGATTCAGAAGATGCTTGTCGAGGTCAACGACCATGAACCGGAAAAATAA
- a CDS encoding FHA domain-containing protein, which yields MEFWLYDHTNNTRTTLEVSGTPILIGRDDDCTIVLRGPFVAHKHARIDLRGNQLIVENMSRSALTVANRDVISGMPARLDFGDEIQIAQYSLALVRPGKQAEGEEQRRMLQNRLVAFEQRVHNELIDRLNLRVTGQIKKDDPAYLAQILNHLNQILDTRAAELDDKLVVHMVHMHLERLVTAEVVRQCTGKVQTDYRTGEAKTAEDAAAEKTITDMVTSMVDMMPLLFDPISVQDDLATAEEAFEDLFGSHLPSFAPRLRRYIVRQVVAKDLKDIMLGLGPLQDLLEMANITEIMVVGKDHIYVEKNGVIQPTTRSFFSDEVLMGVIERILTPVGRRVDQSSPLVDARLLDGSRVNVIIPPLSLVGPCITIRKFSWIPFTMDDLIERGSLSEQCARFLQGCVTGRKNIVVSGGTGSGKTTLLNTLSAYARHTERIITIEESAELQLPQPHVVALEGRPANIEGRGAYTIRDLVRNALRMRPDRIIIGEVRGAEAIDMLQAMNTGHDGSLSTLHANNPIDAMGRLETMVLMAVEMPVRAIREQIVSAVDMVVQVARFPAGPRRVTHISEVTEIDLETHQIRLEDIFTLRDPTQPRLRHTGYIPTFAEGMIQQGLLDVKLFL from the coding sequence ATGGAATTCTGGCTCTACGACCATACCAACAACACCCGCACCACGCTCGAAGTCAGCGGGACGCCCATCCTCATCGGACGCGATGACGACTGCACCATCGTCCTGCGCGGCCCGTTCGTCGCACACAAGCACGCACGCATCGACCTGCGCGGCAACCAGCTCATCGTCGAAAACATGTCGCGCTCCGCGCTGACCGTCGCCAACCGCGATGTGATCAGCGGCATGCCCGCCCGGCTCGACTTCGGCGATGAAATCCAGATCGCGCAGTACTCGCTCGCGCTCGTGCGCCCCGGCAAGCAGGCCGAGGGCGAAGAGCAGCGGCGAATGCTTCAGAACCGCCTCGTCGCCTTCGAGCAGCGCGTGCACAACGAGCTGATCGACCGCCTGAACCTGCGCGTCACCGGGCAGATCAAGAAGGACGACCCGGCGTACCTGGCGCAGATTCTCAATCACCTGAACCAGATTCTCGACACGCGCGCCGCCGAACTGGACGACAAGCTCGTGGTGCACATGGTGCACATGCACCTTGAGCGCCTCGTCACCGCCGAAGTCGTGCGCCAGTGCACGGGCAAGGTGCAGACGGACTACCGCACGGGCGAAGCCAAGACCGCCGAGGACGCCGCCGCCGAGAAGACCATCACGGACATGGTCACGTCGATGGTCGACATGATGCCGCTCTTGTTCGATCCGATCAGCGTGCAGGATGATCTGGCGACCGCCGAGGAGGCGTTCGAGGATTTGTTCGGATCTCATTTGCCGTCCTTCGCCCCGCGCCTGCGGCGGTACATCGTCCGGCAGGTCGTCGCCAAGGACCTCAAGGACATCATGCTCGGCCTGGGGCCCCTCCAGGACCTTCTGGAGATGGCGAACATCACGGAAATCATGGTCGTCGGCAAGGACCACATCTACGTCGAAAAGAACGGCGTGATCCAGCCGACCACGCGCAGCTTCTTCTCCGACGAAGTGCTCATGGGCGTCATCGAACGCATCCTCACGCCCGTCGGCCGCCGCGTCGATCAGTCGTCCCCGCTCGTCGACGCCCGACTCCTCGACGGCAGCCGCGTCAACGTCATTATCCCCCCGCTCTCGCTCGTCGGCCCGTGCATCACGATCCGCAAATTCTCGTGGATTCCCTTCACGATGGACGACCTGATCGAGCGCGGCTCCTTGAGCGAACAATGCGCCCGGTTCCTTCAGGGCTGCGTCACCGGCCGTAAAAACATCGTCGTCTCCGGCGGCACCGGCTCCGGTAAAACGACCCTGCTCAACACGCTCAGCGCCTATGCCCGTCACACCGAGCGCATCATCACGATCGAGGAATCCGCCGAATTGCAGCTCCCGCAGCCGCACGTCGTCGCCCTCGAAGGCCGGCCGGCGAACATCGAAGGCCGCGGCGCCTACACGATCCGCGACCTCGTGCGCAACGCCCTGCGCATGCGCCCCGACCGGATCATCATCGGCGAAGTCCGCGGCGCCGAAGCCATCGACATGCTTCAGGCCATGAACACCGGACACGACGGCTCGCTCTCGACGCTGCACGCCAACAATCCGATCGACGCGATGGGCCGGCTCGAGACGATGGTGCTCATGGCCGTCGAGATGCCCGTCCGCGCGATCCGCGAGCAGATCGTCAGCGCGGTGGACATGGTCGTGCAGGTCGCGCGCTTCCCGGCGGGGCCGCGCCGCGTGACCCACATCAGCGAAGTCACCGAAATCGACCTGGAAACGCACCAGATTCGCCTCGAAGACATCTTCACCCTCCGCGACCCGACCCAGCCGCGCCTCCGCCACACCGGCTACATCCCGACCTTCGCCGAAGGCATGATTCAGCAGGGATTGCTCGACGTGAAATTGTTCCTATAG
- a CDS encoding four helix bundle protein: protein MRDFTKLKVWEKAHALALDAFKATNSFPRHQLYTLTSQLQRAAISIPTNIAEGCGRGTDADFGRFLTIAMGSASEVEYLLLFSRDVGYLSDAAYERLFAQTSEIKRMLTGFLARLADR from the coding sequence ATGCGGGACTTCACGAAGCTCAAAGTATGGGAAAAGGCCCACGCGCTCGCATTGGACGCTTTTAAGGCGACGAACAGCTTTCCGAGGCATCAGCTTTACACATTGACCAGTCAGTTGCAGCGCGCGGCGATATCCATTCCGACGAATATCGCGGAGGGCTGCGGTCGTGGGACGGACGCGGACTTCGGCCGGTTCCTGACAATCGCGATGGGCTCCGCCTCGGAAGTCGAATACCTGCTGCTTTTCAGCCGTGATGTCGGCTACCTTTCCGACGCCGCCTACGAACGACTCTTCGCTCAAACCTCCGAAATCAAACGCATGCTCACCGGCTTCCTGGCTCGTCTTGCTGACCGCTGA
- a CDS encoding FHA domain-containing protein, whose product MIRIQMLTGPNAGLQTTHTETTLSFGRVAGNTIVIDTPVVSRQHGALVQHEGQWYVQNASPNGTTVNGKLVNDKAPRPLKAGDEVGVGKTKLFAVHFTPAPAAGESDEGTKVERRKPMSGRAKMWIGIGAYMVVMLIVIVIMAMAGGKKKDVIRPGARLAPTAISTEITQPLSRDLDDREAQRHLQEARNWYARPGSRADALYQAYRNYKLALAYSGKTTLDEDQIKFNATETELVNQVQEEYRVAYEMLLNKQYKAAEEKFRHLSQMYPDADSAIYKNAQEQIRVIIANRPKAKSFK is encoded by the coding sequence ATGATCCGCATTCAAATGCTCACCGGCCCCAACGCCGGGCTTCAGACGACGCACACGGAAACGACGCTCTCCTTCGGGCGCGTCGCCGGGAACACGATCGTCATCGATACGCCCGTGGTCTCGCGCCAGCACGGGGCGCTCGTGCAGCATGAGGGTCAGTGGTACGTGCAGAACGCCAGCCCCAATGGCACGACGGTCAACGGCAAACTCGTCAACGACAAAGCCCCGCGTCCGCTCAAGGCCGGGGACGAAGTCGGCGTGGGCAAGACCAAGCTCTTCGCCGTGCATTTCACACCCGCCCCCGCCGCCGGCGAATCGGACGAGGGCACGAAAGTCGAACGCCGCAAACCCATGAGCGGGCGCGCCAAGATGTGGATCGGCATCGGGGCGTACATGGTCGTCATGCTCATCGTCATCGTCATCATGGCGATGGCCGGCGGAAAGAAGAAGGACGTCATCCGCCCCGGGGCCCGCCTCGCCCCGACCGCCATCAGCACCGAGATCACCCAGCCGCTTTCGCGCGACCTCGACGACCGCGAGGCCCAGCGTCATCTTCAGGAAGCCCGCAACTGGTACGCCCGCCCCGGCTCCCGCGCCGATGCGCTCTATCAGGCCTACCGCAACTACAAGCTCGCCCTCGCCTACTCCGGCAAGACCACGCTCGATGAGGACCAGATCAAATTCAACGCCACCGAGACGGAACTCGTCAATCAGGTCCAGGAGGAATACCGCGTCGCCTATGAGATGCTCCTCAACAAGCAGTACAAGGCGGCGGAGGAGAAGTTCCGGCACCTCTCGCAGATGTACCCCGATGCGGACAGCGCGATCTACAAGAATGCGCAGGAGCAGATTCGTGTGATTATCGCGAATCGACCCAAGGCCAAGAGCTTCAAGTAG
- a CDS encoding cupin domain-containing protein, which yields MTRYHVTHMNDIAPKPCPCGTSKRAFADLPDSPASLHIVEIKTDAQTHYHKKMTEIYHVLEGDGVMELDGQQVPIRPGSTIQIRPGCRHRAIGKLKIINVAIPAFDENDEWFD from the coding sequence ATGACCCGCTACCACGTCACGCACATGAACGACATCGCCCCTAAGCCCTGCCCCTGCGGGACGAGCAAGCGGGCGTTCGCCGATCTGCCCGACTCCCCCGCTTCGCTGCACATCGTCGAAATCAAGACCGACGCCCAGACGCACTACCACAAGAAGATGACCGAGATTTACCACGTCCTCGAAGGCGACGGCGTCATGGAACTCGACGGTCAGCAAGTCCCCATCCGCCCCGGCTCCACCATCCAAATCCGCCCCGGCTGCCGCCACCGCGCCATCGGAAAGCTCAAAATCATCAACGTCGCCATCCCGGCCTTCGATGAAAATGATGAGTGGTTTGACTGA